The Deltaproteobacteria bacterium PRO3 genome segment GCTTCTTGCGATCCAAGATCTCGTTGACCCCTAAGTTGACGCAATCCGCGGGCGTGCCGGTGACAGCGTAGAAATTCTTCTTGGTCTCGAGGATGCGCAGCGGTCGGTGCAGAGTGAGGGAGTGACTGGCGGCGGACTTTTCGCGGTCCGGCGCGACCACGATGACGCGCGCGATCTTCTTTAGGGTTTCGGCTAAGACTTGGATGCCTTCGGCGTAGATGCCGTCGTCGTTCGAGACCAGGATGAGCATTGCCGGCACCATAGCGGATTCCCCGGATTAAATCCATAGAATTTCATAAGGTTTCCGGCCTTGACGGCATTATTAAAAATTAATAGTATTGTTATTAATCATTCCTATGGAAAAAAGCACGATCACCAGCATTTCCCTACCCGCCTCCCTGGACAAAGAGCTCACCCGAGAAGCCAAGCGTGAGCACCGGACGAAAAGCGGCATGATCCAAGAGGCGATCCGCTTTTTCCTGGAAAGCCGTAAGTGGAAACTCCTACAACAGGACATCTCCCTCCGTGCCAGCCGGCTCGGTATCGGGTCGGACGACGACATCGAAAAGCTGATCGACGAGATCCGTGAGTGAAGATTGTCCTGGATACCAACGTATTGCTTTCCGCCCTCGTCTTCCCGGGAGGGCCGCCGGAAAAAATCCTGACCATGGCAAGACTGAGGGAGCTGAAACTTTGTATTTCTCCGGATATTTTCTCGGAATTACGAAAGGTGCTGCGCCTAAAATTTAAATATACGGAAGAAGAGGTCGAAGATTTTATCGAGCGTTTCAGGGCCTTTGCTCAAATGGTCTATCCGGAAGATCGCTTGGATCTCATTACCCGAGTGGACGCCGACAACCGTATTTTGGAATGCGCGGTTCATGCCAAGGCCGATTTTTTGGTTACCGGCGACAAACGAGATATCCTTCCCTTAAAGAAAATCAGGTCCACGATCATCGTCAACCCAAGTCAGTTTTTGGATTATTGGAGCCGTAAAAAGGCATAAAAAAATCCCCCGGCTGATCTCTCAACCGGGGGATCTTGGTCGGGGCGACTGGATTTGAACCAGCGACCACTCCCACCCCAAGGGAGTGCGCTACCAGGCTGCGCTACGCCCCGATGTTCCGTCTGGGGATTATTCGACGGAAAATACTAAATTCCAGCAGCCGAGGCACTTCGGCCCCTACATGCTTTCCAAGATCTTCGCAAGCTCCTGGAGCTTGCTTTTGATCTCCCGCAGCCCTTCCTCGTTCGTCTCGCCCACGGGCAAGGCCAAGGCCAGCTGCGGCGCCCCCGACTCTTTTCCGCGCGGCTTGCGGGCCAGCTCTTTGAGCCGCTTGCGCGCGCCCTCGATGGTGAACTTCTCTTTGTAAAGCAGGTCGCGGATCCGCAGGATCAATTCGACCTCTTTGCGCTTGTAGAGGCGCTGCTTGCTCTTGCTCTTCCCCGGCGCGATGTCGGGAAACTCGGTCTCCCAATAGCGCAGCACGTAGGGCTTGACCCCGACGATGTCGGCAACCTCGCCGATCTTGAAATACACCTTGTCGGGGATGACCGAGGCGTAGGGGTCGCGCTGTGGGGAGGATTCCTTCTTCATAAAAAGATACCCGCGGCCTTCATACCCCGAAGGCATCCCTCGCTGTCAAGGAATTGCGATAATTCCTGGACTTAGACTATTCTTTATTAAGTGCTTGTTTGAGGACTTGAGAGGGCCGGAAGGTCAAGACCCGGCGCGCCGAAATCTCGA includes the following:
- a CDS encoding ribbon-helix-helix protein, CopG family; amino-acid sequence: MEKSTITSISLPASLDKELTREAKREHRTKSGMIQEAIRFFLESRKWKLLQQDISLRASRLGIGSDDDIEKLIDEIRE
- a CDS encoding putative toxin-antitoxin system toxin component, PIN family; the encoded protein is MKIVLDTNVLLSALVFPGGPPEKILTMARLRELKLCISPDIFSELRKVLRLKFKYTEEEVEDFIERFRAFAQMVYPEDRLDLITRVDADNRILECAVHAKADFLVTGDKRDILPLKKIRSTIIVNPSQFLDYWSRKKA
- a CDS encoding MerR family transcriptional regulator, producing MKKESSPQRDPYASVIPDKVYFKIGEVADIVGVKPYVLRYWETEFPDIAPGKSKSKQRLYKRKEVELILRIRDLLYKEKFTIEGARKRLKELARKPRGKESGAPQLALALPVGETNEEGLREIKSKLQELAKILESM